A genomic window from Vigna radiata var. radiata cultivar VC1973A chromosome 2, Vradiata_ver6, whole genome shotgun sequence includes:
- the LOC111240562 gene encoding phosphoinositide phosphatase SAC7-like: MSMMMEKAESGQKLYTRMRLWEFPHQYVIEPTDGSSSGSYLSVSRKDGSIKLIDEISESNTVRVPKIFTIYGGGWDVAAFGGIVFAGYXWA; the protein is encoded by the exons ATGTCAATGATGATGGAGAAAGCAGAGTCTGGACAGAAGCTATACACGCGAATGCGGCTTTGGGAATTTCCGCATCAGTATGTGATAGAACCAACAGATGGATCTTCTTCTGGTTCTTATTTGTCAGTTAGTCGAAAAGATGGCTCCATCAAGCTCATTG ATGAGATTTCTGAAAGCAACACTGTTCGAGTTCCTAAGATTTTCACAATTTATGGGGGTGGCTGGGATGTTGCGGCTTTTGGAGG GATCGTATTTGCTGGCTATAANTGGGCGTGA